The Marinobacter sp. SS13-12 region CCCGGTGACCGGAATTGTATGTTGATTACGTGTGTTCAGGGCCTCGCCGCCGACCAGGCGGGCCTCACAGAGCTCACACACCCCGTTGCGACATGCAGCGGGAACTGCGATGCCTGCCCGGCCAGCGGCGGCAAGCAGCGTCTCGTCAGCCACTGCTGTATACGATAATTGCGCAGGCGAGAGGTGAATACGAAACGCTTCGCTGGCCATATCAATCGGGGCGGTCGGATGAAACTTCAATCCCCAGGCTGTCCCAGATGTCATCGACACGCTTTTTCACGTCATCGGACATGGTAATGGGCGTGCCCCACTCCCGGTCGGTTTCTCCCGGCCACTTGCTGGTGGCGTCCATCCCCATTTTCGACCCCAGCCCGGACACCGGCGAGGCGAAATCCAGGTAGTCAATGGGGGTATTCTCCACCAGCAACGTATCCCGGGCCGGGTCCATCCGGGTGGTCATGGCCCAGATCACGTCCTTCCAGTCCCGCGCGTTCACGTCATCGTCGGTAACAATCACGAACTTGGTGTACATAAACTGCCGCAGAAACGACCATACACCCATCATCACCCGCTTGGCATGGCCGGGGTACTGTTTCTTCATGGTCACTACTGCAAGACGGTAGGAGCAGCCCTCAGGCGGCAGATAGAAATCCACGATCTCGGGGAACTGCTTCTGCAGGATGGGGATAAACACCTCGTTCAGCGCCACCCCGAGAATCGCCGGCTCATCGGGCGGCCGACCCGTGTAGGTACTGTGGTAAATCGGGTCTTTGCGGTGAGTCATCCGCTCGACCGTGAATACCGGGAACTGATCCACTTCGTTGTAATAGCCGGTGTGGTCCCCGAACGGCCCTTCAGGCGCCATATCATCCGGGTAGATAAAACCTTCCAGCACAATCTCGGCACTGGCCGGCACCTGCAGATCGCTGAGGCCACACTGCACCAGTTCGGTACGACCGCCCCGCAGCAGGCCGGCAAAGGCATATTCGGAGAGGCTATCCGGCACCGGTGTTACGGCACCGAGAATCGTCGCCGGGTCTGCCCCCAGGGCCACGGCCACCGGATAGGGTTGGCCCGGATTGGCCTTCTGGAACTCCTGGAAATCAAGCGCGCCCCCGCGGTGGCTGAGCCAGCGCATGATCAGCCGGTTACGACCGATGACCTGCTGCCGGTAGATGCCCAGGTTCTGGCGCTCCTTGTTCGGCCCGCGGGTAATCACCAGCGGCCAGGTCACCAACGGTCCGGCGTCGCCCGGCCAGCAGTGCTGCACCGGTATCTGATACAGGTCCACCTGATCTTTTTCGATCACCACGTCCTGACAGGGCGCGGAGCGAAGCACCTTGGGACTCATCCGCATCACCTGCCGGAACAGCGGCAGCTTTTCGATGGCGTCTTTGAAGCCCTTGGGGGGATCGGGTTCTTTCAGAAAAGCCAGCAGCTTGCCGATCTCCCGCAGCGCAGTGACGTCATTCTGCCCCATACCCATGGCCACGCGCTTAGGCGTGCCAAACAGATTGGCGAGCACGGGCATGTCATAACCTTTGGGATTCTCGAACAACAACGCAGGACCACCTGCCCGCAGCGTGCGGTCGCAGATTTCGGTCATTTCCAGGTGGGGATCAACTTCCACTGAAATTCGTTTCAGCTCACCCAGCTTCTCAAGCTGGCCTATGAAGTCTCTCAGGTCGTTGTATTTCATCGGCTGCTCCGGTTGATTCCGGCATTGTACGCGAATTCTGTGGTTTTGGTTTGGCTCTGGTGTCGGGCTGGGTGCGGGAACAGGGCGAGAGATTATTAGGTGTGATCAGCGCGCGCAATGCCCTGGATCGGTAACGCCGGGGATCGTCTCCCCGGACCGTGCATTGCCATGGATGGCAATGCCGAGCCCCCATGGATGGGTTCACGGCGTGTCCGGGGAGACGATTCCCGGCGTTACCAGCCCCAGAAGCAAATGCGCAAAGAGGGCTGAAACCAAAAACCAAACTTACCGACGCTTCATCGAGTCAAAGAACTCAGCGTTGGTCTTGGTTTCCTTGAGCTTGTCCAGCAGGAACTCGATGGCCGCAGTGTCGTCGTCCATGGAGTGCAACAGCTTGCGCAAAATCCAGACGCGCTGGATATCCGCTTCACTCATCAACAGGTCTTCACGGCGGGTACCGGAACTGCGGATGTTGATCGCCGGATACGTGCGCTTCTCGGCAATCTTGCGATCCAGATGGATCTCCATGTTGCCAGTTCCCTTGAACTCCTCATAAATCACCTCGTCCATCTTGGACCCGGTGTTTACCAGCGCCGTCGCCAGGATGGTCAGGCTTCCGCCCTCTTCCACGTTCCGGGCAGCACCGAAGAAACGCTTGGGTTTTTCCAGGGCGTGGGCGTCGACACCACCGGTCAGTACCTTGCCGGAGGACGGAATCACCGTGTTGTAGGCGCGAGCCAAACGGGTGATGGAGTCCAGCAGGATAACCACATCTTTCTTGTGCTCGACCAGGCGCTTGGCCTTCTCGATCACCATCTCGGCAACCTGAACGTGACGGGCCGGGGGCTCATCGAAGGTGGAGGCGATGACTTCGCCGCGCACGGTGCGCTGCATCTCGGTCACTTCCTCCGGCCGCTCGTCAATCAGCAGCACCATCACATGGCACTCGGGACTGTTGCGGGTGATGGACTGGGCAATGCTCTGCATCAGCAACGTTTTACCGGCCTTGGGCGGCGAAACGATCAGGCCACGCTGACCCTTGCCGATGGGCGCCACCAGATCCAGCACGCGGGAGGAGAGATCCTCCGTGCTGCCATTACCGGCTTCGAGCATCAGGCGTTCGTCGGGGAACAGCGGTGTCAGGTTCTCGAACAGGATCTTGTTACGGGCGTTGTCCGGCTTGTCGAAGTTAATCTCGCTGACCTTCAACAGGGCAAAGTAGCGCTCGCCGTCTTTCGGCGGGCGGATCTTGCCGGCAACGGTATCGCCTGTCCGCAGGTTGAAGCGGCGGATCTGGCTGGGTGAAACGTAGATATCGTCCGGGCCGGCAAGATAGGAAGCGTCGGCGGATCGCAGAAAGCCGAAACCGTCCTGCAGTATTTCCAGTACGCCATCGCCGTAAATGTCTTCGCCGCTTTTTGCGTGCTTCTTCAGGATTGTGAAGATGACATCCTGCTTGCGCGAACGAGCCAGGTTATCGAGGCCCATCTCTTGCGCAATATCGAGCAATTCGGGCATGGAATTCTGCTTGAGTTCAGTAAGATTCATAGGTTATTAGATTGTCAGGAATGGAAGTAAACGAACATTGGAATGACAGGGGCGCCCGTGAACAGATTGGTCAGGTATACGTTGGTCTAGGTGCTGGCCAGATGGAGCAACCGGTGTAGATGGAGTCCGGAGTAGTACTGAAGCCAGAGACAGGAAGAACAACCGTTCGCCGGGCAAGAAGGATCATCAGCCACCTTGCGTATCAATGTCAAGTGATGTTGCACACTTTTGAACCGATTTCCGGTTTTCCGGGCACCGGCACCCCTCCCCCTGAAGAGTTACTCCCCTTCCATTCATTACCCCCGATGAGGATACTGTCAGAATGACTTCACATTTTTCGGAGAAACTCCATGAGCAGTGATACCACCAGCGACCTGAAACCTCTGAACATCGCCTTGCTGACCGTGTCTGACAGCCGTGGCATCGCAGAAGACTCTTCGGGGCAGTTCCTGGAAAACAGCATCATTGAAGCAGGCCACAGGCTGGTTGCCCGACGCATCCTGCCAGACGATGTGTACCTGGTGCGGGCACTGATGTCAGGGTGGATTGCAGACCCGGAAATCAATGTGGCGATCATCACCGGCGGCACCGGATTCCACGAGCGCGACAGCACTCCCGAAGCCGTCACGCCATTGCTGGACAAGGCCATTGAAGGGTTTGGCGAGGAATTCCGCCGCCTGTCCGCCAGCGAGATCGGCACGTCCACCATTCAGTCCCGCGCTTTTGGCGGACTGGCTAATCACACCGTGATTTTCTGCCTGCCCGGCTCTACCGGCGCCTGCCGTACCGGCTGGAACGGCATTCTGAACACCCAACTGGACAGCCGCCATGGCCCCTGTAATTTCTCGGCCCTCGCCCTCGGTAAGCCGGACAAGCCTTTCGACCGCATCAACCAGGTCATTGGCGAGCGCTCGGAGCGATAATCCATGGCAAGTTCTGACCTGATTCCCGTTGACGATGCCATTGACCATCTCCTCGCCCGCGCCCGCCCGGTCGCACAGACGCAAACCGTGGATCTGGCAGACAGCCTGGACCGGGTTCTGGCCCGGGATTACACGGTTCCGGCGGATGTACCGCCTGCTGACAATAGCGCGGTGGATGGTTACGCCGTACGAGCCGGGGACCTTTCCAGCGAAGCCGTGTTGCAGGTTTCCGGGCGAGTAGCCGCCGGCCAGGCACCCGGATCGCTTCAGCCCGGCACCGCGGTGCGGATTTTTACCGGCTCGGAGATCCCTGAAGGCGCAGACTCGGTGGTCATGCAGGAGCGGGTCACCGTGACCGATGGTGGCATCACCATCAACGCAACGGTAAGCGAAGGCCAGAATATCCGCCGCCAGGGGCAGGACCTGGCCCGGGGTGAGCTGGCACTGGCCAAAGGCACCAGGATCCGGGCCCAGGAGATGGGCCTGCTGGGATCCATGGGCGTGGCCGAAGTTACCGTGTACGCGAAACTGAAAGTCGCCATCCTTAACACCGGTGATGAGCTGGTAGCCCCCGGGCAACCTCTGGCGCCCGGTCAGATCTATAATTCCAACCAGTTTACCCTGCTGGGGCTGCTGGCGAAGGCTGGCTGCGATGTATCGCTGTGTGAAACCCTGGCAGACACCCGGGAGGCGACCGGCAGCACGCTCAAAAGGGCGGCCGCAGAGTCTGACCTGATCATCACCACCGGCGGCGTTTCGGTGGGCGAAGAAGATCATGTACGGGCAGTGCTGGAGGAGTCCGGCGATCTGTCCCTGTGGCGCATGGCCAGCAAACCCGGCAAGCCGCTGGCGTTCGGCGCGATGGACGGTACCCCGGTTCTGGGCCTGCCCGGCAATCCTGCGGCGGTGCTGGTCACCTTTATGGTGGTGGGCATGCCGTTTATTCGCGCCTGTCAGGGCCGGGAAGGCGTTACCATTCATGGCGAACGGATGCCGGCCGGGTTTTCGATCGAGAAGCCTTCAATTCGCCGGGAGTATGTCCGCGCCCGCAAAAGCCTCGGCGATGACGGCCCGGTGATAATGGCCTACCCTAATCAGAGCTCTGGTGTGCTGAGTTCGGCGTGCTGGGCTGACGGGCTGGCTGTGGTGCCGGAGAACCAGACCATCGGCCAGGGAGATATTATTAGCTACTACTCGTTTGCGGAGCTGCTGGAATAACCATGACTGCGGACAATACCATTACTGTGAAGTTTTTTGCCCGCCTACGGGAAGAGCTGGATACCGCGTCGCTTACGGTAGAGGCGGAATCCGGGCTGACAGCAGGCAGATTGCTGCACAGCCTTGCCGCAAGGGGTGGGAACTGGACTCAGCTGGATGGCGCGCAACCGGTGATGATTGCGGTCAATCAGGTGATGACGAAGCCGGACAAGGTGTTGCAGCCTGGCGATGAGGTGGCGTTTTTCCCGCCGGTAACAGGAGGCTGATGTGATTCGGGTCCAGCAACAGGATTTTGATCCTGCGGAAGAATATCGTGCACTCCGGGACAGCGGTTCCGGGACCGGAGCCATTGCGACGTTTACCGGGCTGGTTCGCGACAGTGGCGACCTGAAGGGCGTGACGGGGCTGTTTCTGGAGCATTATCCGGGGATGACAGAGCAGGTTATCGAGGGACTGGTTCGTGAGGCTTCGGAGCGCTGGGATGTGCGTGAGGCCCGGGTTATTCACCGGGTGGGATATCTGGCGCTGGGTGAGCAGATTGTGTTTGTGGGGGTGTGCAGTGCCCACCGTGGGGATGCGTTTGCGGCCTGTGAGTTTATTATGGACGCTCTGAAGACGTCGGCGCCGTTCTGGAAGAAGGAAATTACCGGCGATAGCGAGCACTGGGTTGAGCAGAAGACTGCTGACCTGGACCGTACTCAGAGTTGGGAATAGTCTTCGGGCTGGTTTATAGCAAAAAAACCCGCCCGTGAGCGTTTGCTCAGGGGCGGTTTTGGCCGTTGGCAGCTATCAGAGATTGCTGTCCAGGAACGCGGCCAGTTGTGACTTGGACAGGGCGCCCACTTTGGTGGCGTCCACGTTGCCGTTCTTGAACAGCATCAGTGTGGGAATACCGCGGATGTTGAACTTGGGCGGTGTCTGCTCGTTTTCGTCGATGTTCAGTTTGCAGACTTTCAGCTTGCCTTCGTACTCTTCGGCCATTTCTTCCAGCACCGGTGCAATCATCTTGCACGGGCCGCACCATTCTGCCCAGTAATCGACCAGTACAGGTACGTCTGACTGCAGTACGTCCTGCTCAAAGGAGGCGTCTGTTACGTTTACAATATTTCCGCTCATTGCAGTTTCCTGATTCGTGCATCTTTCAACGGCACTAGCCGCCTGCGAGATGCTATTGACTGTGGCTGGCGGTCCTGCCACTGGCTATTGATAACCGCTCACCGTGATCATGGTATGCAATACTTTACGCGATTGGTCCCGCTTATGTGAAGCGCTTCCTTCTGTCCGGGTACTTCGGATTACACTGACCACCAGTGCACCATTGCGTTACACGGTATATCGCTTATAGTAATCACCAGATCCGGCGGTTTCCGCCTGCTATCGCATTTGCACTGGTCATTACACAACCGTTTTCGGGCTTTCCCGCGTACGGCTTATCAAGTTCCCTTCCCTCTATTCAGGGCCTGGCAGAAGGAATTCAATACACGTGACGGCCAACTCCTCCGCCACCCCGCCAGAACTGCTCGCAGCAATTGATATGGGCTCCAACAGTTTCCACATGGTGGTTGCCCGTCTTGTTCACGGTGAAATCCGCACCCTTGAGAAGATGGGCGAGAAGGTTCAGCTTGGAGCCGGCCTGGACAGGTACAACCGCCTTACCGAAGACGCCCAGCAACGGGCCCTGGCCTGCCTTAGCAGGTTTGCTCAACGGCTGCAGGGCATGCCTCCGGAAGCGGTTCAGGTAGTGGGCACCAATGCCCTGCGGGTTGCCCGTAATACCCAGGAGTTCATGGCCCGGGCGGAGGAGGTACTGGGCTATCCGGTGGAGATCATCGCTGGCCGCGAAGAGGCTCGTCTGATCTATCTGGGGGTGTCCCACACCCTGTCGGATGACAGTGGCCGACGCCTGGTGATTGATATTGGTGGCGGCAGCACCGAGTTCATCATCGGTGAGCGCTTCGAGCCCCAGGATCTGGAAAGCCTGCACATGGGCTGCGTGTCGTTCCGCAACCGGTATTTCCCCGATGGCAAGGTGACCCGCAAGCAGATGGACAAAGCTGTCACCCACGCAGAACAGGAGTTGCTGAATATCCGCCAGCACTTCCGCAACAAGGGATGGCAGAGTGCCGTAGGGTCATCCGGTTCGATCAAGGCCATTGCCAGCGTGCTGGCCAGCCTGAAGATAACCGATGGCACCATCACCCTCGAAGCCATGACCGAGCTCAGAAAACGTCTGGTGGACATGGGCAAGGTGGAGAAGCTTGGCGACCTGGGTGTGCGCACTGACCGCCAGAGCATTTTTCCGGCGGGGTTCGCGATTCTGATGGGGGCCTTCCAGTCGCTGCAGATCAAGGAACTGACTTTCGCCGACGGCGCCCTGCGCGAGGGTCTGCTCTACGATATTGCCGGCAGGATTCAGCATGAAGACGTGCGGGTGCGGACCATACAGGCCCTGCAGGAGCGTTACCACGTGGATCAGGAGCACGGCGGCGCCGTCGAGGACACCGCTATCGCGGCCTGGCGGCAGGTAGCAGATACCTGGGGGCTGAATTCCCCGACAGACGAGGAGGTATTGCGCTGGGCCTGCCGACTGCATGAAATCGGCCTGACCATATCGCACAGCCAGTACCACAAGCATGGCGCCTATCTGCTGCGCTACTCGGATCTTCCCGGTTTCAGCCAGCAATTCCAGCGTGACCTGGCAACCCTGGTTCGTGGCCACCGGCGCAAGTTCTCTTCCGCCATTTTTGAGGGCCTGGACCCTGAGGACATTCCCCGCTTGCGTTACCTGTGTGTATTGGTTCGGCTGGCCGTACTGCTCCAACATCCGCGCAATCACGAGCAGCCACCGGAACTGCGCCTGTATCCTTCCAACAACGGTCTCGCGGTGGAATTCCCGTCCGGCTGGCTGGATGACCGCCCTCTTACCCTCGCCGACCTCGAGAATGAACGGGACTACCTCGCCAAACAGGATTTCAGCCTGAAGGTGAATTTCTAGGGCGTCAGCTCTGCCTCCAGGTTTTCCACCGTCTCGCTGATATCAAGCCACTCTGCCTCTACCTGGGCAAGACGGCTCTTGGCGGCGGCCTGCTGACCCAGCAATTCTTTCAGCTTCTGTTTGCCCTGGTCGGCATAGAGATCAGGCTCCGAAAGGTCTCGTTCCAGTGTCGTCAGTGTCGACTGCAGCTTGTCCATTTCCTTCTCCAGCGCAGTCTGCTGCTTGCGATAGGGGCTGAGCTTCTGGCGAATAGCCGCTTCTGCCCGTTTGCGGGCCTTGCGGTCGTCCGCATTCTCACCGGGACCGTCTGCGGCTGTCGCCGAACCAGCAGTAACACTTCCGCTCTCGCGCCTGGGCGCTTCTGCTTCATCTTTACGCCGGTCTGCCAGCCAGCGCTCGTAATCTTCCAGGTCGCCATCGTAATCCGTCACCCGGCCATCGTTCACCAGCCAGAAATCATCCACCGTGTTACGTAACAGGTGACGATCGTGGGAGACCACGACAATCGCTCCGTCGAAGTTCTGCAGGGCCATGGTCAGGGCCTGGCGCATTTCCAGGTCCAGGTGGTTGGTGGGCTCGTCCAGCAACAGCAGGTTGGGTTTTTGCCAGGCAATGACGGCCAGGGCTACCCGCGCCTTTTCCCCACCGGAAAACGAGCGGATGGCACTCAGGGCGCCGTCTCCGTGGAAGTCGAAGCCGCCCAGAAAATTGCGGATGCTTTGTTCCGAGGCTCTGGGAGACAGCCGTTGCAGGTGCAGAAAGGGGCTGGCATCCAGGTCAAGGGACTCCAACTGATGCTGGGCAAAATAGCCGATGGCCAGATGCTCCCCGGTGGTCCGCTCGCCCCGTAGCAACGTGCTCTCACCGCGAAGGGCATCCATCAGCGTGGACTTGCCAGCGCCGTTGGGGCCCAGCAGACCAATTCGGCTGCCGGGCATCAGGGAGAGATTGATCCCCTCCAGAATGGCCGTATCGCCGTAACCGGCGGCACCGTTGCGGATAGACAGCAGCGGATTCGAGACCTTGTCCGCCATCGGGAACTCGAAACTGAATGGCGAATCCACGTGGGCGGGAGCAATCCTCTCCATACGCTCCAGCGCTTTGACACGGCTCTGGGCCTGGCGTGCTTTGGTGGCCTGGGCTCTGAATCGGTCAATGAAGCGCTGAATCTCGGCTATCTTCGCTTGCTGGCGTTCATAACCGGCCTGCTGTTGGGCAACACGTTCGCTGCGCTGGGTTTCAAAGGCTGAGTAATTACCCGTATATAACTCCAGCTGCCGTTGATCAAAGTGCACAAGGTGTGTCGCCACTCGATCCATAAAGTCCCGATCGTGTGAGATGAACAGCAGCGTGCCCTCGTAACGCCGCAGCCAGTTTTCCAGCCACAGGCATGCATCCAGATCCAGGTGGTTGGTGGGCTCATCCAGTAGCAACAGATCCGACGGGCGCATCAGTGCCTGAGCCAGGTTCAGACGTATCCGCCAGCCACCGGAAAACGACGATACCGGCCGGTCGGCGTCGGCATCGGAAAACCCGAGCCCCCGCAGCAGGGATTCCGCCCGGCGCGGCGCGGACCAGGCCTCGTGAACGTCCAGCTCGCCATGAATACGTGCAATGGTGTGATCATCCCCGCGCTCTTCCGCGGCAGCCAGTTCTGCCTCCATCCGCCGCAGGTCGTGGTCGCCATCCAGCACGAAATCCCGGGCACTCCGGGACGAGGCAGCCACTTCCTGGGCCATGTGGGCAATCCGGCAACCACCGGGTAATGACACACTCCCCTGCTCCGGTGACAGCTGCCCCAGCAATAACTGGAACAAACTGGATTTACCGGCACCATTGGCACCGACTATCGCCACCCGTTGGCCAGGCTGAACGGTCAGGTTGACGGCTTCTAGCAACCAGACGCCACCCCGTTGTAAACTGAGATCGGTTATCGTTAGCATAACGTAATGGTATCAGGGAACGTTTAATAAGGAACCGGCAGGTGCCCCATGTCGTGTAGTAGCGGGAGCAAGATACCTGAGGATGCTGATCCGGAAAACCCGTTATGGCATTTTGCCTGCCGATTCTGGGAATCTCCCCGGGCACAGGAAATGTGTCTGGAGCTGCAGAGCCGGGGCTGGAGTGTTACCCGGATTCTATGCGCGATCTGGCTTGCGTCCTCTGGCTACAGATTTACCGGCCGGGAGAGTCGCTCGGTAACAGACTGGCGAAGCCAGGTTACCGGGCCACTCAGGTCTGCGAGAAAATACATAACGAAAACCAACCCTCACACTGCTATGGTGAGGGAATGCATAGCCCGCAGCGAACTTGAAGCAGAGCGGGTAGAGCTGGCGCTGGCCTATCAGGCCCTGGTTTCAGACACAAATACAGGCTCCAGCGAGGAAC contains the following coding sequences:
- the trxA gene encoding thioredoxin TrxA, whose product is MSGNIVNVTDASFEQDVLQSDVPVLVDYWAEWCGPCKMIAPVLEEMAEEYEGKLKVCKLNIDENEQTPPKFNIRGIPTLMLFKNGNVDATKVGALSKSQLAAFLDSNL
- a CDS encoding molybdenum cofactor biosynthesis protein MoaE, which translates into the protein MIRVQQQDFDPAEEYRALRDSGSGTGAIATFTGLVRDSGDLKGVTGLFLEHYPGMTEQVIEGLVREASERWDVREARVIHRVGYLALGEQIVFVGVCSAHRGDAFAACEFIMDALKTSAPFWKKEITGDSEHWVEQKTADLDRTQSWE
- a CDS encoding TIGR02444 family protein, with translation MSCSSGSKIPEDADPENPLWHFACRFWESPRAQEMCLELQSRGWSVTRILCAIWLASSGYRFTGRESRSVTDWRSQVTGPLRSARKYITKTNPHTAMVRECIARSELEAERVELALAYQALVSDTNTGSSEEPTASLARNNLLAAAPEGNMDNGTGRLLDTLARELSILAKGDNGPC
- the glp gene encoding gephyrin-like molybdotransferase Glp; this encodes MASSDLIPVDDAIDHLLARARPVAQTQTVDLADSLDRVLARDYTVPADVPPADNSAVDGYAVRAGDLSSEAVLQVSGRVAAGQAPGSLQPGTAVRIFTGSEIPEGADSVVMQERVTVTDGGITINATVSEGQNIRRQGQDLARGELALAKGTRIRAQEMGLLGSMGVAEVTVYAKLKVAILNTGDELVAPGQPLAPGQIYNSNQFTLLGLLAKAGCDVSLCETLADTREATGSTLKRAAAESDLIITTGGVSVGEEDHVRAVLEESGDLSLWRMASKPGKPLAFGAMDGTPVLGLPGNPAAVLVTFMVVGMPFIRACQGREGVTIHGERMPAGFSIEKPSIRREYVRARKSLGDDGPVIMAYPNQSSGVLSSACWADGLAVVPENQTIGQGDIISYYSFAELLE
- a CDS encoding ATP-binding cassette domain-containing protein, with the protein product MLTITDLSLQRGGVWLLEAVNLTVQPGQRVAIVGANGAGKSSLFQLLLGQLSPEQGSVSLPGGCRIAHMAQEVAASSRSARDFVLDGDHDLRRMEAELAAAEERGDDHTIARIHGELDVHEAWSAPRRAESLLRGLGFSDADADRPVSSFSGGWRIRLNLAQALMRPSDLLLLDEPTNHLDLDACLWLENWLRRYEGTLLFISHDRDFMDRVATHLVHFDQRQLELYTGNYSAFETQRSERVAQQQAGYERQQAKIAEIQRFIDRFRAQATKARQAQSRVKALERMERIAPAHVDSPFSFEFPMADKVSNPLLSIRNGAAGYGDTAILEGINLSLMPGSRIGLLGPNGAGKSTLMDALRGESTLLRGERTTGEHLAIGYFAQHQLESLDLDASPFLHLQRLSPRASEQSIRNFLGGFDFHGDGALSAIRSFSGGEKARVALAVIAWQKPNLLLLDEPTNHLDLEMRQALTMALQNFDGAIVVVSHDRHLLRNTVDDFWLVNDGRVTDYDGDLEDYERWLADRRKDEAEAPRRESGSVTAGSATAADGPGENADDRKARKRAEAAIRQKLSPYRKQQTALEKEMDKLQSTLTTLERDLSEPDLYADQGKQKLKELLGQQAAAKSRLAQVEAEWLDISETVENLEAELTP
- the rho gene encoding transcription termination factor Rho, whose translation is MNLTELKQNSMPELLDIAQEMGLDNLARSRKQDVIFTILKKHAKSGEDIYGDGVLEILQDGFGFLRSADASYLAGPDDIYVSPSQIRRFNLRTGDTVAGKIRPPKDGERYFALLKVSEINFDKPDNARNKILFENLTPLFPDERLMLEAGNGSTEDLSSRVLDLVAPIGKGQRGLIVSPPKAGKTLLMQSIAQSITRNSPECHVMVLLIDERPEEVTEMQRTVRGEVIASTFDEPPARHVQVAEMVIEKAKRLVEHKKDVVILLDSITRLARAYNTVIPSSGKVLTGGVDAHALEKPKRFFGAARNVEEGGSLTILATALVNTGSKMDEVIYEEFKGTGNMEIHLDRKIAEKRTYPAINIRSSGTRREDLLMSEADIQRVWILRKLLHSMDDDTAAIEFLLDKLKETKTNAEFFDSMKRR
- the ubiD gene encoding 4-hydroxy-3-polyprenylbenzoate decarboxylase, translating into MKYNDLRDFIGQLEKLGELKRISVEVDPHLEMTEICDRTLRAGGPALLFENPKGYDMPVLANLFGTPKRVAMGMGQNDVTALREIGKLLAFLKEPDPPKGFKDAIEKLPLFRQVMRMSPKVLRSAPCQDVVIEKDQVDLYQIPVQHCWPGDAGPLVTWPLVITRGPNKERQNLGIYRQQVIGRNRLIMRWLSHRGGALDFQEFQKANPGQPYPVAVALGADPATILGAVTPVPDSLSEYAFAGLLRGGRTELVQCGLSDLQVPASAEIVLEGFIYPDDMAPEGPFGDHTGYYNEVDQFPVFTVERMTHRKDPIYHSTYTGRPPDEPAILGVALNEVFIPILQKQFPEIVDFYLPPEGCSYRLAVVTMKKQYPGHAKRVMMGVWSFLRQFMYTKFVIVTDDDVNARDWKDVIWAMTTRMDPARDTLLVENTPIDYLDFASPVSGLGSKMGMDATSKWPGETDREWGTPITMSDDVKKRVDDIWDSLGIEVSSDRPD
- the moaB gene encoding molybdenum cofactor biosynthesis protein B, yielding MSSDTTSDLKPLNIALLTVSDSRGIAEDSSGQFLENSIIEAGHRLVARRILPDDVYLVRALMSGWIADPEINVAIITGGTGFHERDSTPEAVTPLLDKAIEGFGEEFRRLSASEIGTSTIQSRAFGGLANHTVIFCLPGSTGACRTGWNGILNTQLDSRHGPCNFSALALGKPDKPFDRINQVIGERSER
- the moaD gene encoding molybdopterin converting factor subunit 1, with translation MTADNTITVKFFARLREELDTASLTVEAESGLTAGRLLHSLAARGGNWTQLDGAQPVMIAVNQVMTKPDKVLQPGDEVAFFPPVTGG
- the ppx gene encoding exopolyphosphatase; amino-acid sequence: MTANSSATPPELLAAIDMGSNSFHMVVARLVHGEIRTLEKMGEKVQLGAGLDRYNRLTEDAQQRALACLSRFAQRLQGMPPEAVQVVGTNALRVARNTQEFMARAEEVLGYPVEIIAGREEARLIYLGVSHTLSDDSGRRLVIDIGGGSTEFIIGERFEPQDLESLHMGCVSFRNRYFPDGKVTRKQMDKAVTHAEQELLNIRQHFRNKGWQSAVGSSGSIKAIASVLASLKITDGTITLEAMTELRKRLVDMGKVEKLGDLGVRTDRQSIFPAGFAILMGAFQSLQIKELTFADGALREGLLYDIAGRIQHEDVRVRTIQALQERYHVDQEHGGAVEDTAIAAWRQVADTWGLNSPTDEEVLRWACRLHEIGLTISHSQYHKHGAYLLRYSDLPGFSQQFQRDLATLVRGHRRKFSSAIFEGLDPEDIPRLRYLCVLVRLAVLLQHPRNHEQPPELRLYPSNNGLAVEFPSGWLDDRPLTLADLENERDYLAKQDFSLKVNF